From Asterias rubens chromosome 6, eAstRub1.3, whole genome shotgun sequence, one genomic window encodes:
- the LOC117291919 gene encoding EF-hand domain-containing family member B-like — protein sequence MPEPATGMMTGETRVSSAPTPGTARLDSQPTIGSNSGRFRERNPDMIAAGKLITMAGETTRDCLNIERVQTPDQVKKFRNFTQAEPQVRRVFYGKALDPDIASTVTHGVKTKPSVFAGELVNTDPKSLFTQRLADKKESSLYLSKQKAPLGRSHDQSPGLPKGMDKYQATFGIQNVFDVTAGELVSPNKPYGQVMEESEEGRELYKTSHHEFHVGEAVDRNYDWSRYPKDSLFGIATPHENDGKHVKNTLKWLRNDQLDKGTKVVAKRVDDFRERTQPQLGLVHDPIKETMRVPPDHTYGILIKPDEFGAGDLMHGRNEGSYLRGHDRQRGLVAAIRQQLKKANYHNFNDLQAAFDHYDKNRDGKIDIQELRSCCGQFNLPIEPELLEQLILYCDNNKDGYIDYAEFANFLNWKDKMQQGVEAPEAKEQSEEDVGTLKKQIDQSIGEHRTSASMINAVVGGVSTKDHRLYGIATIRSDLAAPRIKRISDTKNYGDESDAFGLMNPSMYSNRGVYEKDFFQARPQNQIKDIFTSVGVQMDNDTFQKLWNVASTRSDNGQVSVESFRSVLDEVQASQYVESS from the exons ATGCCCGAGCCAGCAACCGGCATGATGACGGGAGAAACCAGAGTGTCTTCCGCACCAACACCAGGCACTGCCCGGCTGGATTCACAGCCAACTATCGGCAGCAACTCTGGCAGGTTTAGGGAAAGGAATCCAGATATGATTGCG GCTGGAAAACTTATTACAATGGCTGGAGAAACTACTAGAGATTGTCTCAACATAGAAAGA GTTCAAACTCCAGACCAAGTGAAAAAGTTCCGTAACTTCACCCAGGCTGAACCCCAAGTACGGAGAGTGTTTTATGGGAAAGCTTTGGATCCGGATATTGCTTCAACAGTTACCCACGGAGTCAAAACAAAACCCTCCGTCTTT GCTGGAGAATTGGTCAACACCGACCCAAAGTCATTGTTCACCCAAAGACTAGCAGACAAGAAAGAATCATCACTATATCTAAGCAAACAGAAAGCTCCTCTTGGAAGATCACATGACCAGAGTCCAGGGTTACCCAAGGGTATGGACAAGTACCAGGCTACCTTTGGCATTCAGAATGTATTTG ATGTGACAGCAGGAGAGCTTGTCAGCCCCAATAAACCCTACGGCCAGGTCATGGAGGAGAGTGAAGAAGGTCGCGAGCTTTACAAGACATCACATCATGAGTTTCACGTCGGTGAGGCGGTGGATCGGAATTATGACTGGAGCAGGTACCCAAAGGACAGTCTATTCGGTATTGCAACGCCTCATGAAAATGATGGAAAGCACGTCAAGAACACACTGAAATGGCTTCGAAATGACCAACT TGACAAGGGAACCAAAGTGGTTGCAAAGAGAGTAGATGACTTCCGAGAGCGTACCCAGCCACAACTCGGCCTGGTACATGACCCTATCAAGGAGACCATGCGGGTCCCTCCAGACCATACCTATGGGATCTTAATCAAACCTGATGAGTTTGGAGCTGGAGATCTGATGCACGGCAGGAATGAAGGAAGTTATCTCAGGGGTCATGATCGACAGAGGGGACTTGTAGCGGCAATCAGACAACAACTTAAGAAAGCAAACTATCACAACTTCAATGATCTGCAAGCAGCTTTCGATCACTATGATAAG AATAGAGACGGTAAAATCGACATTCAGGAATTGAGGTCATGCTGTGGACAATTCAACCTTCCCATTGAACCTGAGCTTCTAGAGCAGCTTATACTCTACTGTGATAACAATAAAGATGGCTACATTGACTACGCTGAGTTTGCAAACTTCTTAAACTGGAAAGACAAGATGCAGCAAGGAGTGGAGGCCCCAGAGGCTAAGGAGCAATCTGAGGAGGATGTAGGGACACTCAAGAAACAAATTGATCAGTCGATTGGTGAGCATCGGACCTCAGCATCGATGATTAATGCTGTCGTTGGAGGAGTTTCAACTAAAG ATCATAGATTGTATGGAATTGCCACAATTCGGAGTGATTTGGCTGCCCCAAGGATCAAAAGAATAAGTGATACCAAGAACTACGGAGACGAATCTGATGCCTTTGGTTTGATGAACCCATCTATGTACAGCAATAGAGGCGTCTATGAAAAGGATTTCTTTCAAGCAAGACCGCAGAACCAG ATAAAAGACATCTTTACTTCCGTTGGAGTTCAAATGGACAACGATACCTTCCAGAAATTGTGGAATGTTGCATCGACCAGGTCCGACAATGGTCAAGTCAGCGTGGAGAGTTTCCGCAGCGTTTTAGACGAAGTCCAAGCCAGTCAGTACGTGGAGTCCTCATAG